In one Amaranthus tricolor cultivar Red isolate AtriRed21 chromosome 8, ASM2621246v1, whole genome shotgun sequence genomic region, the following are encoded:
- the LOC130820844 gene encoding uncharacterized protein LOC130820844, whose amino-acid sequence MGACFSTSKVCVGKPLKRSKKKAHNTSSVTDNHKKRKAIKNRVSSRLSDRPLYACNNNTNHVLKSTSFPDRYTSNPTYQGGVEEAWYDSMMIFESDGEEDFQSVPDDILSQNGLAVGRNSHEAHSARNSLSDVGRNSMEMRHSVYLDEISSSVDDITSKEDKVLDHCGILPNNCLPCLNTTTAPSIEKRRSISSSPPSARKKVASKFSFKWRDGPPNSRFSSKTLLQRPLAGSQVPFSPIEKEIMNSWSIIEPNSFRVRGQNYFRDKKKDFAPNYAAYYPFGVDLFLSPRKIEHVARFVELPVLNSSAAGFPPILIVNAQVPLYPAALFQNEVDGEGINIVMYFKINEHFSKEVPSNFQEAIRRLMHDEVEKVKGFPMDSIAPFRERLKILGRLGNVDDLHLSAAEKKLINAYNEKPVLSRPQHEFFSGENYFEIDLDMHRFSYISRKGFEAFLDRLKMCILDFGLTIQGNKAEELPEQILCCTRLIGLDYSNYQQLGMGQDPLLN is encoded by the exons ATGGGGGCTTGTTTTTCTACCTCAAAAGTGTGTGTTGGGAAGCCATTGAAGAGGTCAAAGAAGAAGGCTCATAATACTAGCTCTGTTACTGATAATCATAAGAAGagaaaagcaattaaaaatagAGTTTCTTCTCGTTTGTCTGATCGTCCTTTATATGCTtgtaacaataatactaatcatGTTTTAAAGTCCACTTCTTTCCCAGATCGCTACACCAGTAATCCTACCTACCAAG GTGGCGTAGAGGAGGCATGGTATGATTCAATGATGATATTTGAGTCTGATGGTGAAGAAGATTTCCAGAGTGTTCCAGACG ATATCTTATCTCAAAATGGTTTAGCGGTGGGTAGAAATTCTCATGAAGCACACTCAGCACGTAATTCTTTGAGTGATGTCGGTAGAAATTCAATGGAAATGAGGCACAGCGTATACCTTGATGAAATATCCTCTTCCGTGGATGATATCACCAGCAAGGAAGATAAAGTGCTGGATCATTGTGGAATTCTTCCTAATAATTGTTTGCCTTGCCTTAATACTACCACCGCACCTTCAATTGAGAAGAGAAGATCAATCAGCTCTAGTCCACCAAGTGCAAGGAAAAAGGTAGCCTCAAAATTTTCCTTCAAATGGAGGGATGGACCCCCAAATTCGAGAT TTTCTTCAAAGACACTTCTGCAAAGACCACTTGCAGGGTCTCAAGTGCCTTTTTCGCCTATAGAAAAGGAAATCATGAACAGTTGGTCTATTATTGAACCAAATTCTTTTAGAGTTCGTGGACAGAACTATTTCAG GGATAAAAAGAAGGATTTTGCTCCAAATTATGCTGCATATTATCCTTTTGGTGTTGATCTGTTCTTGTCGCCACGAAAAATTGAGCATGTGGCTCGGTTTGTGGAACTTCCTGTACTTAATTCTTCGGCTGCTGGTTTTCCCCCTATTCTTATTGTAAATGCTCAG GTGCCATTATATCCTGCTGcattatttcaaaatgaagttgATGGTGAAGGAATAAATATAGTTATGTATTTTAAGATTAATGAACATTTTTCGAAAGAAGTCCCATCCAACTTCCAAGAAGCTATAAGG AGATTGATGCACGATGAAGTTGAAAAGGTAAAAGGTTTTCCCATGGATAGTATTGCACCTTTCCGTGAGCGGTTAAAAATTCTGGGTCGTCTTGGCAACGTGGATGACCTTCATTTAAGCGCTGCAGAGAAGAAGCTTATAAATGCCTATAACGAAAAGCCTGTCCTTTCTCGTCCTCAACACGAGTTTTTCTCA GGAGAGAATTACTTCGAGATCGATTTGGATATGCACAGATTTAGTTACATTTCAAGGAAAGGCTTCGAGGCATTCCTTGACAGATTAAAGATGTGCATTCTGGATTTTGGACTCACCATACAG GGAAATAAAGCTGAAGAGTTGCCTGAGCAAATATTATGTTGTACACGGTTAATTGGACTCGATTATTCAAACTATCAGCAATTAGGGATGGGTCAAGACCCCTTGTTGAATTAA
- the LOC130820843 gene encoding exocyst complex component EXO84A, which translates to MDHIVIGGKQLSLGDSNEFENEAKMSLSDRLKKFKISQFDVDALISSKCPYMAEKELKQLTIYLKELQKASAEEMRKSVYANYSAFIRTAKEISLLEGQLLSLRQLLSAQAGVIHGLADGVHANSLSPGPQGPSDEEILKNNNSEVTKMENWLNEFLESLEVLLAERRVEEALATLDEAEKVVEDAHDRGTLNLGMLTGLQNAITTSRIKLADQLVETATKSSTKSAERRAVVLALKRLGDGPRAHSLLLNAHRQKLHQSMHSLKSAGTANAGVEYCTSLSKLVFSTIAQASNDSLVVFGEDSSYTSELVTWAVKETQQFGVLVRRQSLSQSAGSGNLRTAAACVQICLGHCSLLEARGLALSPVLLKDFKPIFDQALTSNLRRIEQSCAALASSDNWSLTLPPGGNATTQIKLTRSAHRFNSMVQDLFEDVEPLETLQLVTPLLEGLIHVFNSYVNTLINAFPVSVNEANQDGLGVSIVKVAETEAQQLALLANAFFLADEFLPRAASRLLSFNQTNRSEEPSRKDLDRQNRVAEQRDWKKRLQKSVDRLRDSFCRQLALELIFTDDGELRLTSQLYTKLDGYAEEPEWFPSSIFQELHMRLSQIAALASEIFIGRERFATLLLIRLTETVILWISDDQTFWEEIEQGAKPLGPFGLQQFYLDMEFVMLFASQGRFLSRNLQQVAKNIIARAIDAVSATGIDPYSTLPEDEWFGEVANIAVKMLTGKASFENEEHEDMSPTA; encoded by the exons atggaTCATATTGTGATAGGAGGAAAGCAGCTAAGTTTAGGAGATTCAAATGAATTCGAGAATGAAGCAAAAATGTCTCTTAGTGACCGTCTTAAGAAATTCAAAATCTCCCAATTTGATGTTGATGCTTTGATCTCCTCTAAATGCCCTTACATGGCTGAAAAG GAACTTAAGCAGTTAACAATATATCTTAAGGAGCTACAGAAGGCCTCAGCAGAGGAAATGCGTAAGAGTGTATATGCTAATTACTCTGCGTTTATACG GACTGCCAAGGAAATATCATTACTCGAGGGTCAACTTCTATCACTACGACAACTCTTATCAGCACAAGCCGGAGTCATACATGGCTTAGCCGATGGGGTTCACGCCAACTCATTATCACCGGGCCCACAAGGCCCTTCCGATGAAGAAATATTGAAGAACAATAATAGCGAGGTCACCAAAATGGAGAACTGGTTGAATGAGTTCCTTGAGTCATTGGAAGTTCTGCTAGCTGAGAGACGGGTGGAGGAAGCCTTAGCGACCTTGGATGAAGCTGAAAAGGTTGTGGAAGATGCCCATGACAGGGGGACCCTTAACTTGGGAATGTTGACAGGGCTCCAAAATGCCATCACTACAAGCAGGATTAAGTTAGCTGATCAGCTTGTAGAAACAGCAACAAAATCTTCTACGAAAAGTGCTGAGAGACGAGCAGTCGTTTTGGCTTTGAAAAGACTAGGAGATGGTCCAAGGGCTCATTCGTTGCTTTTGAATGCACATCGACAGAAATTGCACCAGAGCATGCACAGTCTGAAGTCTGCAGGAACAGCTAATGCAGGTGTGGAGTACTGTACTAGTCTCTCAAAGCTTGTGTTTTCTACCATCGCCCAAGCATCAAATGATTCTCTTGTTGTTTTCGGGGAGGATTCATCGTATACCTCGGAGTTAGTGACCTGGGCGGTTAAGGAAACTCAACAGTTTGGTGTTTTGGTTAGGAGGCAATCGTTGTCTCAATCAGCTGGTTCAGGGAATCTCAGAACAGCTGCTGCGTGCGTGCAGATATGTTTGGGACATTGCTCGCTGCTTGAGGCTCGAGGACTTGCACTCTCTCCTGTTCTTCTCAAAGATTTTAAGCCGATTTTTGATCAGGCGCTTACTTCTAATTTGAGAAGGATTGAACAAAGCTGTGCCGCTCTTGCTTCTTCTGATAATTGGTCTTTGACACTTCCACCTGGAGGGAACGCTACTACTCAAATTAAACTAACTAGAAGTGCACATAGATTTAATTCTATGGTTCAG GATCTTTTTGAAGATGTCGAACCCCTAGAGACTCTACAACTCGTGACTCCCTTGCTTGAAGGTTTAATACATGTGTTTAACTCCTATGTAAACACCCTAATAAATGCATTCCCGGTATCAGTGAATGAGGCAAACCAAGATGGACTAGGAGTCTCAATAGTCAAGGTGGCCGAGACTGAAGCCCAACAGCTTGCTTTGCTTGCTAATGCGTTTTTTCTAGCTGATGAGTTTCTCCCTCGTGCTGCTTCAAGGCTGTTGTCCTTCAACCAGACTAATAGAAGTGAGGAACCTTCTAGAAAAGATTTAGATCGACAAAACCGTGTTGCAGAACAGAGAGATTGGAAAAAGAGGCTGCAAAAGTCGGTTGATAGGTTAAGAGATAGCTTCTGTAGACAGCTTGCATTAGAGCTCATATTTACTGATGATGGTGAACTCCGTCTTACATCACAATTATACACTAAATTGGATGGTTATGCTGAGGAACCCGAGTGGTTCCCATCTTCAATTTTTCAG GAGTTACATATGAGATTGAGTCAGATAGCTGCACTTGCATCAGAGATCTTTATAGGTCGGGAAAGATTCGCGACATTGCTACTAATAAGGTTGACTGAGACggtgattttatggatttctGATGATCAAACCTTTTGGGAAGAAATCGAACAGGGCGCAAAACCTTTGGGTCCTTTTGGCCTTCAGCAG TTTTACTTAGATATGGAATTCGTGATGCTATTTGCATCCCAAGGCCGTTTCTTGTCTCGAAATCTCCAGCAAGTAGCTAAAAACATCATTGCTAGAGCTATTGATGCAGTTTCTGCTACTGGGATTGATCCTTACAG TACCTTGCCAGAGGATGAATGGTTTGGAGAAGTAGCAAATATTGCAGTGAAGATGTTAACAGGAAAGGCCAGCTTCGAAAACGAGGAGCATGAAGATATGAGCCCTACTGCTTAA